In Streptomyces sp. NBC_01717, one DNA window encodes the following:
- a CDS encoding glycosyltransferase family 4 protein, whose product MTAEAIETGPRTGSDTSAAAVGGRPLRIALLTYKGNPFCGGQGVYVRHLGRELARLGHSVEVIGAQPYPVLDEGVPLTELPSLDLYRQPDPFRTPKRGEYRDWIDAAEVATMWTGGFPEPLTFSLRARRHLAARRGQFDVIHDNQTLGYGLLADLGAPLVTTIHHPITVDRQLELDAAGSRRRRASVRRWYAFTRMQKRVARRLPSVLTVSGSSKQEIVDHLGVGQDRIHVVHIGADTDLWSPDPSVAEVPGRIVTTSSADVPLKGLVHLVEALAKLRTENPQAHLVVVGKRAEDGPVAHAIERYGLQDAVRFVKGISDAELVDLVRSAEVACVPSLYEGFSLPAAEAMATGTPLVATTGGAIPEVAGPDGETCLAVRPADAGALAAALARLLGDPELRARLGAAGRARVLARFTWKQAAIGTAELYRQAIAARAVTTQPGGRR is encoded by the coding sequence GTGACCGCTGAGGCCATAGAGACGGGCCCCCGCACGGGCAGTGACACGTCGGCCGCCGCCGTCGGCGGGCGACCGTTGCGCATCGCACTCCTCACCTACAAGGGCAACCCCTTCTGCGGCGGCCAGGGTGTCTACGTACGCCATCTCGGTCGCGAGCTCGCCCGCCTTGGCCACAGCGTCGAAGTGATCGGCGCCCAGCCCTATCCTGTGCTCGACGAGGGCGTCCCGCTCACCGAGTTGCCGAGCCTGGACCTCTACCGCCAGCCCGACCCGTTCCGCACCCCGAAGCGCGGCGAGTACCGGGACTGGATCGACGCCGCCGAGGTCGCCACCATGTGGACCGGCGGCTTCCCGGAACCGCTCACCTTCAGCCTGCGTGCCCGCCGCCATCTCGCCGCCCGTCGCGGCCAGTTCGACGTCATCCACGACAACCAGACCCTCGGGTACGGGCTGTTGGCGGACCTCGGTGCCCCGCTCGTCACCACCATCCACCACCCCATCACCGTCGACCGGCAGCTGGAGCTGGACGCCGCCGGCAGCCGTCGCCGCCGCGCCTCCGTACGCCGCTGGTACGCCTTCACCCGCATGCAGAAGCGGGTGGCACGCCGGCTGCCGTCGGTGCTCACCGTCTCCGGCTCCTCCAAGCAGGAGATCGTCGACCATCTCGGCGTGGGGCAGGACCGGATCCATGTCGTGCACATCGGCGCGGACACCGACCTGTGGTCGCCCGACCCGTCGGTCGCCGAGGTGCCCGGCCGGATCGTCACCACCTCCAGCGCCGACGTCCCGCTGAAGGGCCTTGTCCACCTCGTCGAGGCGCTCGCCAAACTCCGTACCGAGAACCCACAGGCGCACCTCGTGGTCGTCGGCAAGCGGGCCGAGGACGGACCCGTCGCGCACGCCATCGAGCGGTACGGACTCCAGGACGCCGTCCGGTTCGTCAAGGGCATCAGCGACGCCGAACTCGTCGACCTGGTGCGCAGCGCCGAGGTCGCCTGCGTCCCCTCGCTGTACGAAGGGTTCTCGCTGCCCGCCGCCGAGGCCATGGCCACCGGCACCCCGCTCGTCGCGACCACCGGCGGGGCGATCCCCGAGGTCGCGGGTCCGGACGGCGAGACCTGTCTGGCCGTGCGGCCCGCCGACGCCGGGGCCCTGGCCGCCGCGCTCGCCCGGCTGCTCGGCGACCCGGAACTGCGGGCCCGGCTCGGCGCCGCGGGCCGCGCCCGGGTGCTGGCCCGGTTCACCTGGAAGCAGGCGGCCATCGGCACCGCGGAGCTCTACCGGCAGGCGATCGCAGCCCGCGCCGTCACCACGCAACCCGGCGGCCGACGGTGA
- a CDS encoding class I SAM-dependent methyltransferase has translation MLTVDFTRFPLAAGDRVLDLGCGAGRHAFECYRRGAQVVALDRNGEEIREVAKWFAAMKEAGEAPAGATATAMEGDALNLPFPDESFDVVIISEVMEHIPDDKGVLAEMVRVLKPGGRIAITVPRYGPEKVCWTLSDAYHEVEGGHIRIYRADELLGKIRGAGLKPYGTHHAHALHSPYWWLKCAFGVGRDGKDAALPVRAYHKLLVWDIMKKPAVTRVAEQLLNPVVGKSFVAYATKPHLPKAAAAAANDLSKAEA, from the coding sequence GTGCTGACCGTGGACTTCACCCGCTTCCCGCTCGCCGCAGGCGACCGAGTGCTCGACCTGGGCTGCGGCGCCGGACGCCACGCCTTCGAGTGCTACCGGCGCGGCGCCCAGGTCGTGGCACTCGACCGGAACGGCGAGGAGATCCGCGAGGTCGCGAAGTGGTTCGCGGCGATGAAGGAGGCCGGAGAGGCCCCCGCGGGCGCCACCGCCACCGCGATGGAGGGCGACGCGCTCAACCTGCCGTTCCCCGACGAGTCCTTCGACGTCGTCATCATCTCCGAGGTGATGGAGCACATCCCCGACGACAAGGGCGTGCTCGCGGAGATGGTCCGGGTCCTCAAGCCGGGCGGCAGGATCGCGATCACCGTGCCGCGGTACGGCCCCGAGAAGGTCTGCTGGACGCTCTCCGACGCGTACCACGAGGTCGAGGGCGGCCACATCCGCATCTACAGGGCCGACGAGCTCCTCGGCAAGATCCGCGGCGCCGGCCTCAAGCCGTACGGCACCCACCACGCGCACGCGCTGCACTCCCCGTACTGGTGGCTCAAGTGCGCATTCGGAGTCGGCCGCGACGGCAAGGACGCAGCGCTGCCGGTCCGTGCGTACCACAAGCTGCTGGTCTGGGACATCATGAAGAAGCCCGCCGTCACCCGGGTCGCCGAGCAGCTGCTCAACCCGGTCGTCGGCAAGAGCTTCGTCGCGTACGCCACCAAGCCGCACCTGCCCAAGGCCGCTGCGGCTGCCGCGAATGACCTTTCGAAGGCCGAGGCGTGA
- a CDS encoding prenyltransferase has product MTTPEQTEHLVLPGVLTAEQATETVAALLAVQREDGALPWFRGHHLDPWDHTEAAMALDAAGEHAAAERAYEWLARHQNKDGSWYAAYHDGDPDRPTDRGLESNFCAYVAVGVWHHYLATGDDGFIDRMWPTVYAAVEFVLRLQQPGGQIGWKREPDGTPVDDALLTGSSSIHQALRCALAIAEQREEPQPDWELATGALAHAIRSHPERFLDKSRYSMDWYYPVLGGALTGAAAKERMEEAWDRFVVPGLGVRCVLPNPWVTGGESCELALALWVMGESDRALEILQSIQHLRAEGGMYWTGYVFEGNRAFWPEELTTWTAGSLLLAVAALGGDEATVAVFGGERLPTGLEPDCCAAP; this is encoded by the coding sequence GTGACCACTCCCGAGCAGACCGAACACCTCGTGCTGCCCGGAGTGCTCACCGCGGAGCAGGCGACGGAGACCGTCGCCGCGCTGCTCGCCGTCCAGCGCGAGGACGGTGCGCTGCCCTGGTTCCGAGGCCACCACCTCGACCCGTGGGACCACACCGAGGCCGCCATGGCCCTCGACGCCGCGGGAGAGCACGCCGCCGCGGAACGCGCGTACGAGTGGCTGGCCCGGCACCAGAACAAGGACGGCTCCTGGTACGCCGCCTACCACGACGGCGACCCGGACCGGCCGACCGACCGGGGCCTGGAGTCCAACTTCTGCGCGTACGTGGCCGTCGGCGTCTGGCACCACTACCTCGCCACCGGCGACGACGGGTTCATCGACCGGATGTGGCCGACCGTGTACGCGGCCGTCGAATTCGTCCTGCGGCTCCAGCAGCCCGGCGGCCAGATCGGCTGGAAGCGCGAACCCGACGGCACCCCCGTCGACGACGCACTGCTGACCGGCAGCTCCTCCATCCACCAGGCACTGCGCTGCGCACTCGCCATCGCCGAGCAGCGCGAGGAGCCGCAGCCGGACTGGGAGCTGGCGACCGGCGCGCTCGCGCACGCGATCCGCAGCCACCCCGAACGCTTCCTCGACAAGAGCCGCTACTCGATGGACTGGTACTACCCGGTCCTCGGCGGCGCGCTCACCGGAGCGGCCGCCAAGGAGCGGATGGAGGAAGCCTGGGACCGTTTCGTCGTCCCCGGCCTCGGGGTGCGCTGCGTGCTGCCCAACCCTTGGGTGACGGGCGGCGAAAGCTGCGAACTCGCCCTGGCCCTCTGGGTGATGGGGGAGTCCGACCGGGCCCTGGAGATCCTCCAGTCCATCCAGCATCTGCGCGCCGAGGGCGGCATGTACTGGACGGGGTACGTCTTCGAGGGCAACCGGGCGTTCTGGCCGGAGGAACTCACCACCTGGACCGCCGGATCGCTGCTGCTCGCCGTGGCCGCCCTGGGGGGCGACGAGGCGACCGTCGCGGTCTTCGGCGGCGAACGGCTGCCGACGGGCCTGGAGCCGGACTGCTGCGCCGCCCCCTAG
- a CDS encoding maleylpyruvate isomerase family mycothiol-dependent enzyme: MTLLAHDHYCEEILRQTDGLRAVISGADLGAKVPTCPEWTLRDLAVHVGGAHRWVYEIVRTRATEAVPDERVPQFTPDGDDPAVLDAWLADGAAKTVAALREAGAGQPVWAWAWDRSTGFWARRMAHETVVHRADAAVTVNADYTVAPELAADTIDEWLEIVAFAQSEGDREAVELRGAGRSLHLHATDTPGAEWLIEFGDDGFTWRRAHEKATVAVRGTLTDLMLVFNRREGVDSGRVEVLGERELLDFWLERATFA, from the coding sequence ATGACGCTTCTGGCACACGACCACTACTGCGAAGAGATCCTCCGTCAGACCGATGGGCTGAGAGCCGTGATCAGCGGTGCGGACCTCGGTGCGAAGGTTCCGACCTGCCCCGAGTGGACGCTGCGCGACCTCGCGGTCCACGTCGGTGGCGCCCACCGCTGGGTCTACGAGATCGTCCGTACCCGGGCGACCGAGGCGGTCCCGGACGAGCGGGTGCCGCAGTTCACGCCGGACGGCGACGACCCCGCGGTGCTCGACGCGTGGCTGGCTGACGGGGCCGCGAAGACCGTCGCCGCCCTGCGCGAGGCCGGTGCCGGGCAGCCGGTCTGGGCCTGGGCATGGGACCGGAGCACCGGATTCTGGGCGCGGCGCATGGCCCACGAGACGGTCGTCCACCGCGCGGATGCGGCCGTCACGGTGAACGCCGACTACACGGTGGCGCCCGAGCTGGCGGCCGACACGATCGACGAATGGCTGGAGATCGTCGCCTTCGCGCAGTCCGAGGGGGACAGGGAGGCCGTGGAGCTCCGGGGGGCCGGAAGGTCCCTTCATCTGCATGCCACGGACACGCCCGGGGCGGAGTGGCTGATCGAGTTCGGCGACGACGGGTTCACCTGGCGGCGGGCGCACGAGAAGGCGACGGTCGCGGTGCGCGGGACGCTGACCGATCTGATGCTGGTGTTCAACCGGCGGGAGGGCGTGGACAGCGGTCGCGTCGAGGTGCTGGGGGAGCGGGAGCTGCTGGACTTCTGGCTGGAGCGGGCGACGTTCGCATGA